A part of Fusarium oxysporum Fo47 chromosome III, complete sequence genomic DNA contains:
- a CDS encoding uncharacterized protein (expressed protein): MHFLRILHPLFRRRTMAILTQDFMSRKQHIWIVWLFFYREESLGNREGRPSCRSWFIIGHSINLFLCFQPYGHRVYEAHM; encoded by the coding sequence ATGCACTTCCTTAGGATATTGCATCCTCTCTTTCGCCGTAGAACCATGGCAATCCTGACTCAGGATTTTATGAGCCGCAAACAACACATCTGGATCGTATGGCTCTTTTTCTACAGGGAAGAGTCGCTTGGCAATAGAGAGGGTCGTCCCTCGTGTAGATCATGGTTCATCATCGGACATTCCATTAACCTTTTCTTGTGTTTTCAGCCATACGGTCACAGGGTGTATGAGGCTCACATGTGA
- a CDS encoding nucleoside transmembrane transporter FUN26: MERVRKALGRQHSSTSTSEYEPLTGTEEATPLEGSTVLEGQHELPFSWIEYSIFALLGVAMLWAWNMFLAAAPYFTARFAGDAWIQSNFQSAILTVSTVTNLGAMLVLTSIQYSASYPFRINLALVINVFTFSLLTASTVIGLSASPTLYLVFLLATVAAAAWAAGLIQNGAFAFAASFGRPEYMQAIMAGQGIAGVLPPVAQVFTVLVFPPEKDQNTSIKEPSSEDGQTSAFVYFLTAVVVSVAALLSFVPLVRRHNHIIENRMVEQMNESMHSIEEAERAARKVTSLWRLFTKLHWLAIGVALTFIATMFMPVFTAKIHSVKENSGALYQPSAFIPLGFFFWNLGDLGGRVATILPFSLRHRPFALFVLSIIRFGILPLYLLCNIDGRGAIVSSDFFYLFIVQLVFGLTNGWLGSSFMMASGEWVDEGEREAAGGFMGLCLVAGLSIGSLLSFTVAGV; this comes from the exons ATGGAACGCGTTCGCAAAGCATTAGGCCGTCAACACTCAtccacatcaacatcagaaTACGAGCCTTTGACAGGTACTGAGGAAGCCACTCCTCTAGAAGGCTCAACAGTACTCGAGGGCCAACATGAGTTGCCGTTCTCGTGGATAGAATATAGTATCTTTGCCCTGCTGGGTGTCGCTATGCTCTGGGCTTG GAATATGTTCCTTGCTGCAGCTCCATACTTCACAGCTCGCTTTGCCGGCGATGCTTGGATTCAGTCTAACTTTCAGTCTGCGATCTTGACCGTCTCTACTGTTACCAACCTCGGCGCGATGCTTGTTCTCACTAGTATACAGTACTCAGCATCGTACCCTTTTCGAATCAACCTGGCACTTGTTATCAATGTTTTCACTTTCAGTCTCCTGACTGCTTCTACAGTCATCGGACTAAGCGCGTCGCCGACTCTATATCTCGTGTTTCTGCTTGCTACAgtcgctgctgctgcctgGGCAGCTGGTCTCATTCAGAATGGAGCCTTTGCTTTTGCAGCCAGTTTCGGACGCCCAGAATATATGCaagccatcatggctggaCAGGGCATTGCCGGTGTCCTCCCCCCGGTCGCGCAAGTTTTTACCGTGCTTGTCTTCCCCCCCGAGAAGGACCAGAACACTTCTATCAAAGAGCCATCCTCTGAAGATGGACAGACATCAGCTTTTGTCTATTTCCTCACCGCCGTAGTCGTGTCAGTTGCTGCTTTGCTGTCCTTCGTCCCATTGGTTCGCCGCCATAACCATATCATTGAGAACCGCATGGTTGAGCAAATGAATGAGTCCATGCACAGCATTGAAGAGGCCGAACGTGCCGCTCGCAAGGTCACATCCCTTTGGAGGCTCTTCACTAAACTTCACTGGCTTGCCATTGGTGTGGCACTCACTTTCATTGCAACAATGTTCATGCCCGTTTTCACCGCGAAGATCCATTCCGTGAAAGAAAACTCCGGTGCTCTCTACCAGCCTTCCGCCTTTATTCCTCTTGGATTCTTCTTTTGGAATTTGGGTGACTTGGGTGGTCGTGTGGCCACGATATTACCTTTCTCCCTACGGCACCGCCCCTTTGCTCTTTTTGTTCTCTCTATTATCCGTTTTGGTATACTCCCGCTATACTTGCTTTGTAATATTGACGGACGTGGTGCCATTGTTTCGAGCGATTTCTTTTATCTCTTCATTGTTCAGTTGGTATTTGGTCTCACCAACGGCTGGCTTGGTTCTAGTTTCATGATGGCATCGGGCGAGTGGGTGGATGAAGGTGAGCGTGAAGCTGCTGGCGGCTTCATGGGGTTGTGTCTTGTGGCTGGGTTGTCCATCGGCAGCCTTTTGAGTTTCACCGTGGCCGGTGTCTAG